From a single Cotesia glomerata isolate CgM1 linkage group LG6, MPM_Cglom_v2.3, whole genome shotgun sequence genomic region:
- the LOC123267582 gene encoding uncharacterized protein LOC123267582 has protein sequence MSDDNNQNSSQSNTNTYYKRKHWDEQEKTTLLRALKKYGYKDIENIAKEFPYKTPAAVRTMINKLHLAAKKNSTVKKVQLDEWLKSGYFNNTDTMIPEALKIISEVEDHPLREQSADCDFMALYDLLHRITQGQPAVDVTQMTVETLLYTLNQVTHEVWPSCETQAYAYVEKLEQSKSRKVYPPHRSRRINNTS, from the exons atgagtgatgataataatcaaaatagtTCACAATCAAACACAAATACATACTACAAACGTAAACATTGGGACGAACAAGAGAAAACAACATTATTAAGAGCGCTTAAAAAATATGGTTATAAAGACATTGAAAATATCGCGAAAGAATTTCCATATAAAACACCGGCTGCTGTCAGAACGATGATTAATAAATTGCATTTAGCTGCCAAGAAAAATTCTACGGTGAAAAAAGTACAATTAGATGAGTGGTTGAAATCtggatattttaataatactgaTACTATGATACCTGaagcgcttaaaattatttctgaaGTTGAAGATCATCCTTTGCGCGAACAATCAGCTGATTGCGatttcat gGCACTCTATGACTTGCTGCATCGCATAACACAGGGACAACCAGCTGTTGATGTAACCCAGATGACCGTCGAAACATTACTATACACTCTGAATCAAGTAACTCATGAAGTTTGGCCAAGTTGTGAGACACAAGCCTACGCATACGTGGAAAAATTAGAACAATCCAAGTCTCGGAAAGTTTATCCACCTCATCGTTCTAGGCGTATAAATAATACAAGCTAA
- the LOC123268078 gene encoding uncharacterized protein LOC123268078 gives MVRVNCIRKKNNFTFVYKSIIFFVIKYSTELKPTEVIKTDKGPIRGKILRTVAKKIPFSSFEGVPYGKPPIGPLRFQPPEEVDEWKDVRNTTREASVCPQWNYRDNFYDGHEDCLYLNVYTPKINSTDNKLRAVMVWIYGGAFVIGYVNRTLYGPDFLIEDDVVVVAMNYRLGALGFLALNISAATGNAGLKDQALALRWVKRNIDKFGGDPNRVTIFGQSAGSASVGFHVLSPFSKGLFHGAIQMSGTPLNFWAFYRPGEAVSRSFYLGKILGIITDNKTILLEQLKNVTAEQIIRATKNMTLLDLPFNPTIEYPSVSKTPFLNECSVKKYESGDFNHVPQIIGFVDLETLAFVTDVTIFLHSVNQTINKLINLPGIRNILNLDKLKDTVSTGLVDVGTLTVDVIYVLSDLTTDIAFKDGIDRTQKYLIKNNKQPIYYYQNSFDYPQALHKVKGNLLNGTVHVDDIPHVFWVSHRNQSLNPQSSISKQRSKMVKLWTNFAKYGNPTPNATDPILGDLNWPASDSDGTCLEINKNYSIGKRPIKPVLKRIQKLLDTFRSADNGCVINMNYLYFPIIFFLIKYSAQLKPTEIIKTEKGPIQGKILQTVAKNISYASYEGVPYGKPPVGRLRFQPPEEVDEWKDVRNTTREASVCPQWNYEDKFYDGHEDCLYLNVYTPKINSTDNKLRAVMVWIYGGAFVTGYVNRTRYGPDLLIEDDVVIVAMNYRLGALGFLALNISAATGNAGLKDQALALRWVKRNIDKFGGDPNRVTIFGQSAGSASVGFHVLSPLSKGLFHGAIYMSGTPLNFWAFYRPEEAVSRSFYLGEILGITTDNKTVLLEKLKNVTAEQIIEGTKNMTLLDLPFNPTIEYPSVSKAPFLNECSIKKYESGDFNHVPQIIGFVDLETLSFASDVTTFLESINQTINQFIHLPGVNTILNLDILENIVSTGLTDLGTLTVDVIYVVTDLTTDIAFKDGIDRTQKYLIKNSKQPIYYYKNSFDYPQAIHKVEGNFLNGTAHSDDIAHVFWVSHRNQSLNPQSSISKQRSKMVKLWTNFAKYGNPTPNATDPILGDLNWPASDSDGTCLEINKNYTIGKRPIKPVMKLVQKLLDTLRPGDNGC, from the exons atggtaCGTGTAAATTGTATAaggaaaaaaaacaattttacatTCGTTTATAAATCAA taatattttttgtgattaaatATTCAACTGAATTAAAACCAACAGAGGTTATTAAAACTGACAAAGGTCCAATTCGGGGTAAAATTTTACGGActgttgcaaaaaaaattccattttcgAGTTTTGAAGGCGTTCCATATGGCAAACCTCCAATTGGTCCTTTGAgatttcaa CCTCCAGAAGAAGTTGATGAGTGGAAGGATGTCCGTAATACAACTAGAGAAGCAAGTGTTTGTCCTCAATGGAATTATCGTGACAATTTCTACGATGGACATGAAGACTGTCTCTACCTTAATGTTTACACACCTAAA atcaATTCTACGGATAATAAATTACGCGCCGTAATGGTCTGGATTTACGGAGGAGCGTTCGTTATCGGATACGTCAATAGAACATTATATGGTCCAGATTTTTTAATCGAAGATGACGTTGTAGTTGTTGCGATGAATTATCGTCTAGGAGCTCTTGGATTTTTGGCACTGAACATTTCAGCTGCGACTGGTAATGCGGGATTGAAGGACCAGGCTCTTGCGTTGCGTTGGGTGAAGCGAAACATTGATAAATTTGGAGGTGACCCTAATCGGGTTACTATTTTTGGACAAAGCGCTGGGTCTGCAAGTGTTGGGTTCCATGTTTTATCCCCTTTTTCTAAAG GATTATTTCATGGAGCTATACAAATGAGTGGAACTCCCTTGAATTTTTGGGCGTTTTATCGACCAGGCGAAGCTGTTTCACGAAGTTTTTATCTCGGAAAAATATTAGGAATTATTACTGACAATAAAACAATTCttttagaacaattaaaaaatgtcacgGCTGAACAAATTATTAGAGCGACAAAAAATATGACCCTT cTTGACTTACCATTTAATCCAACGATCGAATACCCTTCAGTATCAAAGACTCCATTTTTAAACGAATGTTCAGTAAAGAAATACGAGTCTGGTGACTTCAATCACGTCCCGCAAATAATCGGCTTCGTTGATTTAGAAACATTAGCGTTTGTCACAGACGTTACGATTTTTTTGCATTCTGTAAATCAaacgattaataaattaatcaatctaCCGggaataagaaatattttaaacttagACAAACTGAAGGATACAGTATCAACAGGCCTAGTTGACGTAGGTACTTTAACGGTCGAtgtaatttatgtattatcGGACTTGACCACAGATATAGCTTTCAAGGACGGTATTGACCGTACTCAgaaatatttgatcaagaaCAATAAACAACCGATTTATTACTATCAAAATTCGTTTGATTATCCTCAAGCACTCCACAAAGTTAAaggaaatttattgaatggtaCAGTTCACGTTGATGACATTCCTCATGTTTTTTGGGTGTCTCATAGGAATCAAAGTCTTAATCCCCAGAGTTCTATCAGCAAGCAGCGCAGTAAGATGGTTAAACTCTGGACTAATTTTGCTAAATAtgg GAACCCGACACCAAATGCAACAGATCCAATACTAGGAGATTTAAACTGGCCGGCGTCAGATTCCGATGGTACTTGcttggaaataaataaaaattattctattggAAAAAGACCAATCAAACCTGTGCTGAAACGTATACAAAAGTTACTTGATACTTTTCGCTCTGCAGATAAtggat GTGTCATT aatatgaattatttatattttccaataatattttttctgatcAAATATTCAGCTCAATTAAAACCAACAGAAATCATAAAAACTGAAAAAGGTCCAATTCAGGGTAAAATTTTACAGACtgttgcaaaaaatatttcttatgcGAGTTATGAAGGCGTTCCATATGGCAAACCTCCAGTTGGTCGTTTAAgatttcaa CCTCCAGAAGAAGTTGATGAGTGGAAAGATGTCCGTAATACAACTAGAGAAGCAAGCGTTTGTCCCCAATGGAATTATGAAGACAAGTTCTACGATGGACATGAAGACTGTCTTTACCTTAATGTTTACACGCCTAAA atcaATTCTACGGATAATAAATTACGCGCCGTAATGGTCTGGATTTACGGAGGAGCGTTCGTTACCGGATACGTCAATAGAACAAGATATGGTCCAGATCTTTTAATCGAAGATGACGTTGTAATTGTTGCGATGAATTATCGTCTAGGAGCTCTTGGATTTTTGGCACTGAACATTTCAGCTGCGACTGGTAATGCGGGATTGAAGGACCAGGCTCTTGCGTTGCGTTGGGTGAAGCGAAACATTGATAAATTTGGAGGCGACCCTAATCGGGTTACTATTTTTGGACAAAGTGCTGGGTCTGCAAGTGTTGGGTTCCATGTTTTATCTCCTCTTTCTAAAG GATTATTTCATGGAGCTATATACATGAGTGGAACTCCCTTGAATTTTTGGGCATTTTATCGACCAGAAGAAGCTGTTTCACGAAGTTTTTATCTCGGAGAAATATTAGGAATTACTACTGACAATAAAACAGTTCttctagaaaaattaaaaaatgtcacgGCTGAACAAATTATTGAAGGGACAAAAAATATGACCCTT cTTGACTTACCATTTAATCCAACGATCGAATACCCTTCAGTATCAAAGGCTCCATTTTTAAACGAATGTTCAATAAAGAAATACGAGTCTGGTGACTTCAATCACGTCCCGCAAATAATCGGGTTCGTTGATTTAGAAACTTTATCATTTGCCTCAGACGTTACGACTTTTTTGGAGTCTATAAATCAAACGATTAATCAATTTATCCATCTACCGGGAGTAAACACTATTTTAAACTTAGACATACTGGAGAATATAGTGTCAACAGGCCTGACTGATTTGGGTACTTTAACGGTCGATGTAATTTATGTAGTAACGGACTTGACCACAGATATAGCTTTCAAGGACGGTATTGACCGTACTCAgaaatatttgatcaagaaCAGTAAACAACCGAtttattactataaaaattcgTTTGATTATCCTCAAGCGATCCACAAAGTTGAggggaattttttaaatggtaCAGCTCATTCTGATGACATCGCTCATGTTTTTTGGGTATCTCATAGGAATCAAAGTCTTAATCCCCAGAGTTCTATCAGCAAGCAGCGCAGTAAGATGGTTAAACTCTGGACTAATTTTGCTAAATAtgg GAACCCGACACCAAATGCAACAGATCCAATATTAGGAGATCTAAACTGGCCTGCGTCAGATTCCGATGGTACTTGcttggaaataaataaaaattatactattGGAAAAAGACCAATTAAACCTGTGATGAAACTTGTACAAAAGTTACTTGATACTTTGCGCCCTGGAGACAATggatgttaa
- the LOC123268077 gene encoding uncharacterized protein LOC123268077, which translates to MAVVQVFITLMIIKIINSLSLVNKSLEIGDTWEEYDDPLLGVPLKFNNLVTNISSEDETEDYNPIVGAPINKTWSDLYLLTQDENLDESFFLNWDVEETIRDAAYYIRDHKFNDFDRRYYRNMSDYEKTSSSRLYQEFAKPRLNSLHWQVLKYCNGGFFQCLKYVDSMIKKTSPKRLDDILYVIIKNNWSRKTHNQQINVLDNQCKSSRDNYSPFQGPLERFQWRTSVSYYLCWYTILNRPEMKHFNESCDNFANCLDDKYFTNNKDPRADDKIPFACAFYSFCPDPCCPLKHVSSILDCSKSLLNPCLINSKKEYNNCYFPFENNYNFNSLISNKLNLTCDCDEPGYEWSSKFGLCIDIDECSTNLHDCWPESHTVCVNLPGSFDCVCELGYEYDNGTEKCKNNYAVQNVLRQSLSIVSSTPQSFFK; encoded by the exons ATGGCCGTGGTTCAAGTATTCATCacattaatgataattaaaataataaatagtttatcTTTAGTGAATAAATCTTTAGAAATAGGAGACACATGGGAAGAATATGACGATCCGCTTTTAGGAGTTCctcttaaatttaataatttggtTACTAATATATCCAGCGAAGATGAAACAGAAGATTACAATCCTATAGTAGGCGCTCCTATTAATAAAACGTGGAGTGACTTATACCTGTTGACTCAAGATGAAAACTTGGACGAGTCTTTCTTCTTAAACTGGGACGTCGAAGAGACTATTCGTGACGCAGCTTATTACATCCGTGATCACAAGTTCAACGACTTTGATCGGCGTTATTATAGAAATATGAGTGATTACGAAAAAACAAGTAGTAGTAGATTGTACCAAGAGTTTGCTAAGCCCAGGTTAAATTCCCTGCATTGGCAAGTACTGAAGTACTGCAATGGCGGATTTTTTCAGTGTCTCAAGTACGTTGAcagtatgattaaaaaaacgtCACCAAAGCGGCTTGATGATATTCTATatgtgattattaaaaataattggagTAGGAAAACTCATAATCAGCAAATAAATGTCCTTGATAATCAATGCAAATCATCGCGTGATAATTATTCACCGTTTCAAGGACCTCTTG AGCGTTTTCAATGGCGAACATCTGTCAGTTATTATTTATGCTGGTACACAATATTGAATAGACCAGAAATGAAACATTTTAATGAATCTTGTGATAATTTTGCTAATTGTCTTGATGATAAATACTTTACTAATAATAAAGACCCACGAGCTGATGATAAAATACCATTTGCATGCGCATTTTATAGCTTTTGTCCTGATCCTTGCTGCCCTTTGAAACATGTTTCTAGTATTTTGGATTGTTCTAAAAGTCTATTGAATCCATGCTTGATTAATAGTAAAAAag aatataataattgttatttccCATTCGAAAATAATTACAACTTCAATTCACTGATAAgcaataaattgaatttaaccTGCGATTGTGACGAACCAGGATACGAATGGTCGTCAAAATTTGGACTATGCATAGATATTGATGAATGTTCGACAAATCTTCATGATTGTTGGCCAGAATCTCATACAGTTTGTGTTAATTTGCCAGGAAGTTTTGATTGTGTTTGCGAGCTCGGATATGAGTACGACAATGGAACAGAGAAGTGTAAAAATAACTATGCGGTTCAAAATGTTCTTAGACAATCTTTGTCGATTGTTAGTTCAACTCCGCAAAGCTT TTTCAAgtaa